The Sander vitreus isolate 19-12246 chromosome 10, sanVit1, whole genome shotgun sequence genome contains the following window.
TTATTGTCAGGGTAAGAGCTATTTAGTGAATATTCACCAACACCAGTTTGGCTACTGACTGGGTGTTCAGTGTTGTAATGGTGCAGGCTAACTAGTTCTTATCTGTATCACTGTACAGGAAGACTTAAACTCTGAATATGGTCTAGGATAACGTTCTAGGATCATGTCTTATGGGTTGATTAAGTCCTGACAAGTACTTGTTATGTCTTCCAGTTTTCTACCTACTTCCCTGGTTACTTTGATGGACAGTACTGGTTGTGGTGGGTGTTCCTGGCCCTGGGTAAGTGAGAAACATCATTTCATAAACAAATAgcattgtatgtttttttttttttatatatatatatatatatatatatatatatatatatatatatatatatatatatatatatatatatatatatatatatatatatgtgtgtgtatgttacatTTAGGTAATTGTCTTATTTTGCATTATATATATCTCTTCTTTGCCCTGCAGGCTTCATGCTGTTCGTCAGAGGCTTTGTTAACTACTCCAGAGTGCGTAAACTGGCTGATCCCACCTATGCTACTCTTCCCCGGACAAGGGTTCTCTTCATCTATTAGAGGTAAAGTGTATTAATTTGGTCACACTCATCGTACATGCACACAGGACTCCAGTTACAGAGAGTGATGGGATTaactgaaaaaagagagaacTATCTGGCATTGTTTACCTCCCACccgaggcctgtactacgaagcaagatttggcataAACGAGGTagcttcaggttcaacccagggttttgtgtatcacggcggtggatcacttgttaccgggttaaatcgccgtggtaacctATGctgagattagagatcaaccgatGCAAACGCGccacctactgaccaatcaatgctagattgataacggcgtcaccgttcttagatcaggtggagctcataaaagttaaaacatttagagaccgacaaccccgttaacattccctgatgggtatctttatgaaagattttcagcggagggaattacgtataggctatttgtcggcttgttgagccgtgtgttgccaatacgcacatcggtttgaattatgtttttatatatatatatatatatatataattttgtttGCTCTCAcaatcgcttaccactgccagggttgcaactaataataggttaataataataaaagaaataataggctaaagcaacgacagtttatggaaagcactagtgtaattatggtcagatctagtacctgactgatggggaagtgatattaataagcgttgtgatttacacatctacagcgtcggctatttctttgccagctttccttcctgttttaggaagcagcgactgtattccgttttgcctgtaaaaccctCTCTGTATTcgtcatatttatgtagaattatagtttgctgttcttatataaaatatgcggatggtagatgtttgtggttggtcgtgctgtgcaaacaccgcctcttttatgtgaacgcgtgCGTTGCTGGATTgagaaaccctgggttgactgaactagttgataaccaccgTTGTGACACAGTTTATgcggaccgcggttgttaggttaggtgaagccgggtaactgaaacaAATCCAGGGCACGTTGATCCTGCTTCGTAGTATAGGCCTCAAGTGTCAAATGCCATTCAAATCCTCAGTAAATAAACCAGTGAGGGCGTAACTCACCCAAATCTCTGATAGGACTTTAGGcagttgagttgcattgtgggtaatataGGCGCAatggttttgacaaggaagaagaatgcatGGAATCAAATGAAGTGCATTGTTACGATGGGGAGTGTCTAACAACAGCCCTTAGCTGTTGTTAAATCACCGTAAACCAACCGCCTCAAGACTGGCTTATTGCTTTTATAAAACGGTTACTACATACAATATCGGTCAAAAGgttggggtcacttagacatttccattccactccattatagacagaataccagctgagatcagttgcattgttttttttttttaatccagggCAGCAATTTTCAGATTACAtcatgtgcttacataattgcaaaagggttctccaatgttttctcagtaagtcttttaaaatgatatcagattagtaaacataatgtgcctttggaacattggatgaatggttgctgataatgagCAGTGTAGATactgcattaaagatcagccacttctttctacaacagtcaacaacccttttgcaattatgtaaacacatgatgtaatctgaaaactgctgccctggttaaaaaaaacaatgcaactgatctcagctggtattctgtctgtaatggagtggaatggaaatttctaagtgaccccaaacttttgaccggtagcgTATACCTGGCaatgttttataaaatatacacacagcAACAAAAGCTGCAAAAACATATTGAGAACAAATAGTTGGTCTTCCACGCAATGTAGTTCTTTAATCATGATAAATACAGGCGTATCCTAATCTTGTCATTCTGAGTTATGAATGTGCATGTCAACCTAGCCACTGACAAACCACAGAcattacaccacacacaccctTGAATATTAAACCAAGTCCATTTTCTGGACTTGATTTGTTCATCTTCCCTTAACCTAAATCCAGGGTGTTGGATGTGGGAGGACTGGACGTGACCAACACAAGCAGCAACTCTGCGAAGAGTTTACAAATTTTAAGTGGAGACACTTCACCAGAAATCGGCCAGACGAGTTATAGATGAAGACAACTCTCAATAAAATATTCAGGAATTATATCACTTGTTTTGAAACTTTATTAATGGAAAATGGTTAACAATTATATTCCCTCGATGTACTCATTAGTGGCGAATGTTAAGTGCTATTTACATCTGTCTGTAATGTATGAGTAATGCCTTATATCATTTGATGGTAGCGTACGAGCATGCATCTGCCCTTAAGGTCAATAAATAGGGAGCGTCTCGTGTTGGTGACAATTGAAGCCAACCAGTATTAATTAATACAGCACTCGGTAGACCTGCCACAGCATGCAACACATTTTGTAATCTGCAGTTATCATGgttttattgtgactattatagGCTGTTTTTAGATACCACATACACTTATTAAAAATAAGCTTTCATTAGGCTGTAAATGCTGATGTACCACACTTTTCACTCACCTGTTGGTTTTAGCTAGTGTTGCCCTTTTTTGTGTAGCCATGAGGGGGCAGTGTTGTCTGCTGCTTCTAATTCATTAAGGGCATTGTCATCATAAAACATATAGGCTTGTGATTCAAACGCAGTGTGAGCAGAGCACATTAAAACGACTATGTATCAGAAGTTCTAGTTATGCCTGTTAGATTTGTTGCTGTACATTAAACCAGGTAAGGCGATCTGCCCCGGAAATAGAATTTAGCTTACAATTACAGTGGGGCCAGAAACCAGATGGCCACAAAACCGGGATGCAGAGTTGTGACAGCAACCAGGATGATTGGTATGGCCGTATGAGCACGTTTACTGGTTCATGTCCTCAAAAAGCTCAAGTAGATGTAATCGCCTGACCATACCATGACTCTTCAGTGAGTCAGCGGAGTCGGCATCTCATTCATTGTGAGTGGAAAAGCTTTGTGGTGATGGAAGAGAGTCCTGGCTGTCTGGATTTCAACTGTTTATGTATGATGTCACTCAGACATTTGGATCAAATTATCTAAGAGCAAAAAAATAACTCCAATTCCATTTTCAGGTGGGTTTTTGCCTTTAAGATTTAATTGATTAaattttaaatgattaataaagtGTAAGCTTTCTTGTGGGTATCAAAACTATATCAAAGAATGTTGTATGCAGGTGCACTTTTAGAAACATAACCAATAAAACCCAGAGGATGTTCCTATCATTATTTGAAGTCCCAGACATATAAAACAAGGAATGACTCGACGCagtggtttttgtttttatattctaaGGGAAACGACATGTCAGGATAATAGTTTTTCATCATCTAACTAACTGTTTAATGCAAGGAGTTAATATGGATTTTAGTCTGGTCCAGCAAACTGAAACGTTAGCTTAATCAGTTAACTTCATATTTCTGCCACGGCTTTGATACAGACTCATTATGCTTATTTCTATGTGATGTAAAGCTGCAACCTTGGGGTTTTGTTGTTATGAAACTGTACAGAAAACGTTTagtgttaaataaatgtcacttttaaTGCGTCATTTCTGAGTCGTCTGCATTGTATTACATTCTTGGTTATATTATTTACAGGTTAGTATAATGAAGCAAAGTTATTCGTGTGGCTCAAGGTTGTAACAGAGTGGCTGCTTTTGTCTGTTCAATGGTGCACTTGGTCATTTTGTGATTTTACACATTGGTGGCAGCAAAGTGTAACTGCTGGAAATAAGAAAATGCAGTTTTTCAGCTTGACACCCTGTTATATAGAGAGGCGAGTGTCTCAACAGCCCTTTTCAAGCTGTAAATTGatactttttttgtcttctaaTCTGCCGAGGCATTACTCCTTGAGAGCAAAGTGTTGACTGCAATAAAGTCAAACTAGAAAGGACTCGAAGCACATGACTTCCAACAAACTAACAATTAACATTCTCAGTCAGTGGGTTACATGTGTCATGTTTCATTCAAGTGAATGCGGTATTTCTGACATaatgggacttttttttaattaagcagTTACTTATTCCTGCCTCTGGTCTAACCTTCCACCAAATTTCATTGACATCTGGAGACAATTTATATGATAATTCAGGTAACTAAATGTGCtacatcatatttttttattataatagtgtgtgtgtgtgtgtatgtgtgtatgtgtatatatatatatatatatatatatatatatatatatatatatatatatatatatatataatggaatACTTGTTTTCTTGTTTGCTCTTCATGTTTTGCAATAAGAAGACCTTCCACCAGCTAAAATGGGATGTGTTAGTGGAGAAAAAGATGACATGCACAGTATTTTAGCTCCGATGCAAGCTGGTCCTTTCCCTAATAATTATCCGTTAAATTATTGCCTGTTCTTGACAGATCTGTTTCTGCAAGCCAGTACCTCATGAATTTAGGTGTGTTGAACTAAAAGTGTATCCTGGTGCAGCTCACATCCATTTAGGTTGAGGTATCACTGTGTGCTGAGAGCGtctttactccccggagtcacTCAGCTGTCGGGGCAGAAAGAAGACGGCCTTCTGTCCGATGTGAGTTCTAGGACCCAGTTTAGGTTTTCCGTTCTTTTTCAGAGCTACGTACCAGTTCCTCTCCTGATATTTCTGAGGTACATATGTGTTGTAGTGGTTCTCCTCCAACTTCTCCAGGAAGTAACATTCAGCAGTCACTGTGGGCTGAAAGATGAACACAAAACCCCTAACACACTAACAGTTGACAGCACTTTAGGGGATTCAAGTTGTTTGGTTTAAGATTTAAAGTTTAGAAATGCAGTCACCAAAGAGTAATTAATCATTTACAACATATAATGGAATATTCatctacatactgtatgcttGCATCAAGTTGAATGTATTGATTTACTATCACATAGCATCATCAGGTCTATTGCAGATACTCACTGAACTGTACAATCGCCCCTCATCGCTCATGGCCAAGTATCGCCCGGCTTCTGTTCCTTGGATCACCACTACACCTCTGTCCACAGCTTTGAGCTTTAAAACGACTGAAAGGagaacaag
Protein-coding sequences here:
- the fgf1a gene encoding putative fibroblast growth factor 1, translated to MADEETLVSEEQTMDSGPLPDSRRRTRLYCLNGGHHLQILPDGTVQGHRDDGDVHIVLKLKAVDRGVVVIQGTEAGRYLAMSDEGRLYSSPTVTAECYFLEKLEENHYNTYVPQKYQERNWYVALKKNGKPKLGPRTHIGQKAVFFLPRQLSDSGE